A genomic segment from Maniola jurtina chromosome 9, ilManJurt1.1, whole genome shotgun sequence encodes:
- the LOC123868141 gene encoding U3 small nucleolar RNA-associated protein 4 homolog, which produces MACKLHRVRYYNPKPVPVNCAAFSKSNKVLALARQDASIEIWDLNFAPFLIKFIPGVANTSVEALGWIHQRLISTGLGGALIEWDIEKLCVKKTAILTGYAAWCLDVNSTNSMVAVGTEQGYVNLYSVEDDDIVYKKLFDKQEGRIMCCKFDHTGNILVTGSIDCIRVWNVETGHATCKMSVTWRGRETIVWCLAVLSDGTVVSGDSFGRLAFWDSNMGDQIESYSIHKRDILSLVVADDEKHIYCSGVDPVITRFVKVDSGTGKETSASWVRDVQRHIHEHDVRALLLHENTLISVGTDGYLTLSRHPPKWVMRIPPMIPYPRSSVSAKEKLLLLRYINYLEVWKLGSYEVNQSGNVTLNNSTSELKKDIKQDNSGNQLEADSEIIVGNGFNQQNENDKQTLKLTEQPIKLVSIQTKGKKQIKCCELSPSGELVVYSTDSSMRMLKLESDEDQSNVSLTKVLISGVTRCDRVAFTADSRTMIVWCSGELKILQVDPEAGATVVQSITCEKYLKSKSILHLVVSKETPSGAIYVVVADTQGDIAIWIKKTKKFEFYASLPRFRCLPSAMTFKNNQENLVVVYVDQKILEYQLVEKKVFEGTVHRAEWHARTSPVMSLSAHPARDALVMQDDVSLWVLDKNDQIDNEDHQPLPKRMPNMPYRPNINAGLRIIPIKYLAGFHWLGDDEAVTLEVLPENIVSQLPPPIMNTKKHVL; this is translated from the exons ATGGCTTGTAAACTTCATAGAGTGCGATATTACAATCCGAAGCCAGTACCAGTGAACTGCGCTGCATTCAGCAAAAGCAATAAGGTTCTCGCATTGGCAAG GCAAGATGCATCAATTGAGATATGGGATCTAAATTTCGCTCCATTCCTCATCAAATTTATACCAGGTGTTGCGAACACTTCAGTCGAAGCCCTGGGTTGGATCCATCAGAGATTGATATCAACAGGACTTGGTGGTGCACTGATTGAATGGGACATCGAAAAACTCTGTGTTAAGAAGACAGCAATTCTAACGGGTTATGCTGCATGGTGTCTTGATGTGAATTCTACTAATTCTATGGTGGCAGTTGGAACTGAACAGGGCTATGTTAACTTGTACTCTGTTGAAGATGATGACATTGTTTACAAAAAATTGTTTGATAAACAAGAAGGGAGGATAATGTGTTGTAAATTTGACCATACTGGAAATATATTAGTTACAG GTTCCATAGATTGTATAAGGGTGTGGAATGTAGAGACAGGGCATGCAACCTGTAAGATGTCAGTAACCTGGCGAGGTAGGGAGACCATAGTGTGGTGTCTTGCTGTCTTGTCTGATGGTACAGTGGTCTCTGGAGACAGTTTTGGAAGACTTGCTTTCTGGGATAGCAATATGGGTGACCAG ATAGAATCCTACTCAATACACAAGCGTGATATATTATCGCTAGTGGTGGCAGATGATGAGAAACATATCTACTGTAGTGGAGTGGACCCTGTCATTACTCGCTTTGTCAAAGTGGACAGTGGCACAGGCAAAGAGACCAGTGCAAGTTGGGTTAGGGATGTACAGAGGCATATACATGAACATGATGTCag AGCTCTATTGTTACATGAGAATACGTTAATATCTGTTGGGACCGATGGCTACTTAACCCTTTCAAGACATCCGCCAAAATGGGTGATGAGAATACCCCCAATGATTCCATACCCTAGATCATCTGTTAGTGCAAAGGAGAAATTATTGCTGTTAAG GTACATCAACTATCTAGAAGTTTGGAAGTTAGGTTCATACGAAGTAAACCAAAGTGGAAATGTAACATTAAATAACAGTACAAGTGAACTTAAGAAAGACATAAAACAGGACAACAGTGGCAATCAATTGGAAGCAGATTCTGAAATTATTGTTGGAAATGGATTTAACCAGCAAAACGAAAATGACAAACAGACTCTCAAATTGACAGAGCAGCCGATAAAACTCGTGTCCATACAAACCAAGGGcaagaaacaaataaaatgttGTGAATTGTCTCCCAGTGGGGAGTTAGTAGTTTATTCTACTGATAGTAGTATGAGAATGCTAAAGTTGGAATCT GACGAAGATCAGAGCAACGTATCACTAACTAAAGTCCTCATCAGCGGCGTAACGCGCTGCGACCGAGTGGCCTTCACTGCTGACTCAAGGACAATGATCGTTTGGTGCAGCGGGGAGCTCAAAATATTGCAAGTAGACCCCGAGGCGGGCGCGACTGTGGTGCAGTCTATAACGTGTGAGAAAT ATCTAAAATCAAAGTCGATTTTACACCTCGTGGTATCCAAAGAAACACCTTCAGGAGCGATTTACGTGGTAGTCGCCGACACACAGGGAGATATTGCGATTTGGATAAAAAAGACGaagaaatttgaattttatgctTCACTGCCTCGGTTCCGATGCTTGCCGTCTGCTAtgacttttaaaaataaccaaGAAAATCTAGTAGTGGTTTACGTGGATCAAAAG ATTTTAGAATATCAACTGGTAGAGAAGAAAGTATTCGAGGGAACGGTACATCGGGCCGAGTGGCACGCGCGCACCTCGCCCGTTATGTCGCTCAGCGCACATCCCGCGCGCGACGCGCTTGTGATGCAGGACGATGTCTCGCTGTGGGTGCTGGATAAGAACGACCAG attgACAATGAAGACCATCAGCCATTGCCCAAAAGGATGCCCAACATGCCTTATAGACCCAACATAAACGCTGGATTACGCATTATTCCGATAAAG TATTTGGCTGGATTCCATTGGCTGGGGGACGATGAAGCGGTGACGTTGGAAGTTTTGCCAGAAAATATAGTTTCACAGTTACCACCCCCTATAATGAATACTAAGAAACATGTGTTATAA
- the LOC123868142 gene encoding uncharacterized protein LOC123868142 isoform X2 → MKSVSKKEKHAARLWQQRWGFLSRVREVQEEEAQKLGMSLDEYRAGVRSVSCKPEKEISVNIDPSPAPLPPTSAGVIGRRAQCSLERFGPQVKTVRDYPIRPPLPPGQIYDPYKQTMIFLGSVEGDPISYTLPAARCEVTDDMWARPQQLSITSFQLDRINDTRMYSSRQES, encoded by the exons gaaATCGGTGAGCAAAAAAGAAAAGCATGCAGCCCGTCTTTGGCAGCAACGCTGGGGTTTCCTCAGTCGAGTACGCGAAGTGCAGGAAGAAGAAGCGCAGAAATTAG GTATGTCTCTGGATGAGTATCGAGCAGGAGTTCGTTCTGTGAGCTGCAAACCCGAAAAGGAGATTTCCGTCAACATTGATCCTTCGCCTGCACCACTTCCGCCCACCAGTGCCG gTGTAATAGGTCGTCGAGCCCAGTGTAGTTTGGAGCGGTTTGGACCTCAAGTTAAAACAGTTCGCGACTACCCGATACGTCCTCCACTACCGCCCGGACAAATATACGACCCGTATAAGCAGACCATGATATTTTTGGG AAGCGTGGAAGGAGACCCAATATCGTACACGCTACCCGCTGCGCGCTGCGAAGTCACCGACGACATGTGGGCACGGCCGCAACAACTCTCTATAACCTCGTTTCAACTCGATAGAATAAATGATACTCGTATGTACAGTTCTCGTCAAGAAAGTTGA